The window CCGTTGATGTCGCCCGCGACCTGCTCGCAGACGTCGGCCTTGCGCGAGGAGATCACGACCTTGGCGCCGTGCTCGGCCATGCGCTCGGCAATGGCGAGCCCGATGCCGCGCGTCGAGCCGGTGATGACGGCGACTTTTCCCTTCATGTCGAACAAGGTCATGCTTCTCTCCCTGATGTAAGGCGTTTGAATTCTGTGTTCAGCTTAGGCAGCGTTCCGGTGTTGCGATAGCGGCAATCACGCAAGCTTGCTCGCCGGCCGGACTTCAGGTCCGGACGGCTGATGCATCGCGGCGTGGCGCGGATCGGCGATCCAGGGCTGCTGGTTCACCATCGGCAGCCGCCAGGTCGACAGGCCGATGCCCGCGATGTGATCGAGCCGCGTCACCGAGACATTGTCGATGTCGAACGACAGGCCCCGGTCCGGCTGGCCGCCGAGCGCGAGACCGACCGCAGCCCGGATCACGCCGCCATGGCCGACCGCGATGATATTCTTGCCCGGCTCCGCAGCTGTGATCCGCACGACCGTGCGGCAGACCCGCGTATAGAGATCCATGAAGCTCTCGCCGCCGGGCGCGGGCTCGTTGACGTCGGCAAACCAGCTTCTGCCGGGGGGCTGGCGCGCGAGCAGTGCGGCCCGGTTCATGCCCTGCCACTGGCCGAGATGCTGTTCGGCGAAGTCGCGTTCCTGCGTCATGTTGGCCGGTTTCGGAAAACCTGCGGCCCAGATCGCTTCCGCGGTCTTGTGCGTGCGCTTCAGATTGCTCGAATACCAGACCGCATCGCGTGGCAGCATCTTGGCGACCGCCTCGAACACTTCGACGTCGCCGGTGTCGCAGTCGATATCCTCTTGTCCGTAGATGTTGCCGCCGTCGCTGCGCACCGGCGCGTGGCGAACCCACCACCACCGCGTCACCGTCACGTTAGGCTTGTCTGGATTGGACATCGGATGAGCCCTTCAATACTGTCCCGTCTCGCTGTACGTCACGCCGCACATCGTCTCAAGTGCTTCGGACGTTTGAAATTTTGTTTGAATTCCGTCGCGCGGCAGACGCGCCACGGACCATGTGAACAGGGAGAAAAACCATGGGCCGC of the Bradyrhizobium quebecense genome contains:
- a CDS encoding histidine phosphatase family protein, with the translated sequence MSNPDKPNVTVTRWWWVRHAPVRSDGGNIYGQEDIDCDTGDVEVFEAVAKMLPRDAVWYSSNLKRTHKTAEAIWAAGFPKPANMTQERDFAEQHLGQWQGMNRAALLARQPPGRSWFADVNEPAPGGESFMDLYTRVCRTVVRITAAEPGKNIIAVGHGGVIRAAVGLALGGQPDRGLSFDIDNVSVTRLDHIAGIGLSTWRLPMVNQQPWIADPRHAAMHQPSGPEVRPASKLA